A single region of the Blattabacterium sp. (Cryptocercus kyebangensis) genome encodes:
- a CDS encoding RNA polymerase sigma factor RpoD/SigA translates to MRQLKITKQVTNRESESLDKYLHEIGKIPLLTPEEEVEYARRAREGDSSAIDKLVNANLRFVVSVAKQYQNQGLSLCDLINEGNLGLIKGILRFDETRGFKCISYVVWWIRQAILQAIAEQSRSIRQPTNKLALLNKILKTLAQLEQELQRTPSAREIAEHLEMNEKEVEESLKNSGRHISMDAPLIDGEDSNLYDLVKSDESPRPDEHLEKESLRKDIKRILETLSERERRVIILHFGLNGSPPMTLEEVGQSCDLTRERVRQIESIALKRLKHSSRSKILKPYLG, encoded by the coding sequence ATGAGACAACTTAAAATCACTAAACAAGTCACAAATCGTGAATCTGAATCTTTAGATAAATATCTTCATGAAATAGGAAAAATTCCATTATTGACTCCAGAAGAAGAAGTTGAATATGCACGTAGAGCGAGAGAAGGAGATTCCTCCGCTATAGATAAACTAGTAAATGCAAATTTACGTTTTGTGGTTTCTGTTGCAAAACAATATCAAAATCAAGGGTTAAGTTTATGTGATTTAATTAATGAAGGTAATCTAGGTTTGATCAAGGGAATATTGAGATTCGATGAAACAAGAGGATTTAAATGTATTTCTTATGTTGTATGGTGGATAAGACAAGCTATATTACAGGCTATAGCAGAACAGTCACGTTCTATTCGTCAACCTACAAATAAATTGGCATTGTTGAACAAAATCCTTAAAACTCTTGCTCAATTAGAGCAAGAACTTCAAAGAACACCTTCTGCAAGAGAAATAGCTGAACATTTAGAAATGAATGAAAAAGAGGTAGAAGAATCTCTAAAAAATTCAGGTAGACATATTTCTATGGATGCTCCATTAATAGATGGGGAGGATTCTAATCTATACGATTTAGTAAAATCTGATGAATCTCCTCGTCCAGATGAACATTTAGAAAAGGAGTCTCTTCGTAAAGATATAAAAAGAATTTTGGAAACTTTAAGTGAAAGAGAGCGTCGAGTTATCATTTTACATTTTGGATTAAATGGATCTCCACCAATGACCTTAGAAGAAGTAGGACAATCTTGTGATTTAACAAGAGAACGTGTAAGACAAATAGAAAGCATAGCCTTAAAAAGATTAAAACATTCTTCTAGAAGTAAAATACTAAAACCTTATTTAGGATAA
- the pnp gene encoding polyribonucleotide nucleotidyltransferase, which yields MLDTVKEIISLGDGRTIIIETGKLAKQADGSAIIRIGNTILLATVVVSKEINNETHFLPLTVDYREKYSAGGKIPGGFIKREGRPSDEEILTMRLVDRVLRPTFPESFRKEIQIMISLLSYDKTVLPDGLAGLAASTALSISGIPFNGPISEIRIIRVNGKFILNPSLDQLEKSDIDLIVGASTNSIIMIEGEMKEITEDEFINAVTIAHQEIKIQIKAQNRLVEKLLQLKSKNPFFSFYENNNIEDPCLLEKKTMKKKLFSFSYEKIYKLYKNFLDKKTRSIQEYKILNNFKKKLPINDREKNEIFIDQCFEEIKKKITRNMILEEGIRLDGRTNKKIREIWSIVDYLPGVHGSALFSRGETQSLTTVTLGSSLDANRINNVIMENQEKFYLHYNFPPFSTGEIRPIRGVSRREVGHGNLAQRALKNVIPDNPYTIRVVSDILESNGSSSMATVCAASLALMDAGISLEKPVSGIAMGLFIDKEKKVILSDIMGDEDSFGDLDFKITGTKYGITACQMDVKKIQGFTYDLLNQILIQALEGRMFILKKMLETLPIYRKKLKPNAPKIYTFNIPKNFIGSVIGPGGKVIQEIQSCTETSILIEEKGNMGYIEIIGKDYKKMEEAVHRIKEITFVPEIGKVYKAKVKSIKDFGAFVEISKGVEGLLHISEIGWKRLSNIEDELHIGDIIDVKFMGIDNKNKKMKLSRKVLLPHPKK from the coding sequence ATGTTAGATACAGTAAAGGAAATTATCTCTCTAGGAGATGGACGTACTATTATTATAGAAACAGGAAAATTAGCTAAACAAGCAGATGGTTCAGCTATCATACGTATAGGAAATACAATATTATTAGCTACTGTAGTAGTTTCCAAAGAAATAAATAATGAAACCCATTTTTTACCACTAACAGTAGATTATAGAGAAAAATATTCTGCAGGAGGTAAAATTCCTGGTGGATTTATAAAAAGAGAAGGAAGACCTTCTGATGAAGAAATTTTGACAATGAGATTGGTAGATCGTGTTTTAAGGCCTACTTTCCCTGAATCTTTTCGAAAAGAAATACAAATCATGATATCTTTATTATCATACGATAAAACAGTTTTACCAGATGGATTAGCTGGACTAGCTGCTTCTACAGCATTATCTATTTCTGGAATTCCATTTAATGGACCTATATCAGAAATTCGTATCATACGTGTAAATGGAAAATTTATTCTAAATCCAAGTTTAGATCAATTGGAAAAATCTGATATAGATCTAATAGTAGGAGCTTCTACTAATTCCATTATTATGATAGAAGGAGAAATGAAAGAAATCACAGAAGATGAATTTATTAACGCGGTTACTATAGCTCATCAAGAAATTAAAATTCAAATAAAAGCCCAAAACAGATTGGTAGAAAAACTACTACAACTAAAATCCAAGAATCCTTTCTTTTCATTTTATGAAAATAATAATATAGAAGATCCATGTTTATTGGAAAAAAAAACTATGAAAAAAAAACTTTTTTCTTTTTCATACGAAAAAATTTACAAATTATATAAAAACTTTTTGGATAAAAAAACCAGATCTATTCAAGAATATAAAATATTAAATAATTTTAAAAAAAAATTACCTATAAATGATAGAGAAAAAAATGAAATTTTTATAGATCAATGTTTTGAAGAAATAAAAAAAAAAATAACCAGAAATATGATTTTAGAAGAAGGAATTCGGTTAGATGGAAGAACTAATAAAAAAATACGAGAAATATGGAGTATTGTGGATTATCTTCCTGGAGTTCATGGTTCTGCTTTATTTTCTAGAGGAGAAACTCAATCATTAACTACAGTAACATTAGGATCCTCTTTAGATGCTAATAGAATTAATAATGTAATCATGGAAAATCAAGAAAAATTTTATCTACATTATAATTTTCCTCCTTTTTCCACAGGAGAAATACGTCCAATTAGAGGTGTATCTAGACGTGAAGTAGGACATGGAAATTTAGCACAACGTGCATTAAAAAATGTTATACCTGATAATCCTTATACGATTCGTGTAGTATCGGATATTTTAGAATCTAATGGATCTTCTTCTATGGCTACAGTTTGCGCAGCAAGTTTAGCATTAATGGATGCAGGAATATCTCTTGAAAAACCTGTTTCCGGTATTGCTATGGGATTATTTATAGATAAAGAAAAAAAAGTTATTTTATCTGATATTATGGGAGACGAAGATAGTTTTGGAGACCTTGATTTTAAAATAACAGGAACAAAATATGGAATTACAGCATGTCAAATGGATGTAAAAAAAATACAAGGATTCACCTATGATCTTTTAAATCAAATTTTAATACAAGCTTTAGAAGGACGTATGTTTATTCTAAAAAAAATGCTAGAAACTTTACCTATATATAGAAAAAAATTGAAACCTAATGCTCCTAAAATATATACTTTCAATATCCCAAAAAATTTTATAGGTTCTGTAATTGGTCCTGGTGGAAAAGTTATTCAAGAAATACAATCTTGTACAGAGACAAGTATTTTAATTGAAGAAAAAGGGAATATGGGTTATATTGAAATTATAGGAAAAGATTATAAAAAAATGGAGGAAGCAGTTCATAGAATTAAAGAAATTACTTTTGTACCTGAAATCGGAAAGGTTTATAAAGCAAAAGTAAAATCTATCAAAGATTTTGGAGCTTTTGTTGAAATATCTAAAGGAGTGGAAGGATTGTTGCATATTTCTGAAATAGGATGGAAAAGACTAAGTAATATAGAAGACGAATTACACATTGGAGATATCATAGATGTAAAATTTATGGGAATTGATAATAAAAATAAAAAAATGAAACTTTCTAGGAAAGTACTTTTACCTCATCCTAAAAAATGA
- the rpsO gene encoding 30S ribosomal protein S15: MYLTENKKKEIFKTYGTSVLDTGSSQSQIALFTYRINHLSKYLKNNRKDFNTERSLIRLVGKRKKLLKYIEKKDINSYKKIIKILGLRK, encoded by the coding sequence ATGTATTTAACTGAAAATAAAAAGAAAGAAATATTTAAAACGTATGGAACTTCTGTTTTGGATACAGGATCTTCTCAATCTCAAATAGCTTTATTCACTTATCGGATTAATCATTTAAGTAAATACCTAAAAAATAATAGAAAAGATTTTAATACAGAAAGATCACTAATAAGATTAGTAGGAAAAAGAAAAAAATTATTGAAATATATAGAAAAAAAGGATATAAATAGTTATAAAAAAATTATAAAAATCCTAGGATTAAGAAAATGA
- a CDS encoding GH3 auxin-responsive promoter family protein, with protein MKYLSGYLTSSFIKKRIKKIESIIRYPIEIQHRLIHQMMVYAKNTEFGKKYGFRDIKEYKQFSERIPVCNYIDLIPIIKRIRKGEKDILWPGKVKWFARSSGTTNTKSKYIPVTNFSMHDCHYKAGKDMLSIYIHNHPGTKVFFGKALRLGGSHELCKNYNTFYGDLSSILIKNLPFWAEYISIPRKKIALMSEWEKKLETLVKVTASKDVRILLGVCSWLLIFLNRLLNEFNKKKINEIWPNLEVIFHGGVSFNPYIKQYNDLFTHPINYYNVYSASEGFFAVQDQKNVEGLLLLLDHGIFYEFIPMEEFHNPYPKIIPIDKVELNKNYALVVSTNAGLWRYIVGDTIKFTSISPYRISISGRTNHYINSFGEELIIENAEIALKKTCLKTNSIIHEYTAGPIYMNKKNSGAHEWIIEFKKPPEDLSYFRDVLDNELKLLNSDYEIKRYKNIVLRPPIIYIARTGLFYDWLKIHKKLGGQNKVPRLSNDRKYLDSILKLK; from the coding sequence ATGAAATATTTATCTGGATATTTAACATCTTCTTTTATAAAAAAAAGAATAAAAAAAATAGAATCGATCATACGATATCCAATAGAAATACAACATAGGTTAATCCATCAAATGATGGTTTATGCAAAAAATACAGAATTTGGAAAAAAATATGGATTTCGAGATATTAAAGAATATAAACAATTTTCTGAAAGAATTCCTGTATGCAATTATATAGATTTAATTCCTATCATTAAAAGAATTCGTAAAGGAGAAAAGGATATATTATGGCCTGGAAAAGTAAAATGGTTTGCTAGATCTTCTGGAACTACCAATACAAAAAGTAAGTACATTCCTGTTACTAATTTTTCTATGCATGATTGTCATTACAAAGCAGGAAAAGATATGCTCTCTATATATATTCATAATCATCCAGGAACAAAAGTATTCTTTGGGAAAGCTCTACGTTTAGGAGGAAGTCATGAATTATGTAAAAATTACAACACTTTTTATGGAGATTTGTCATCCATTTTAATAAAAAATCTTCCATTTTGGGCAGAATATATTAGTATTCCTAGAAAAAAAATAGCCTTAATGAGTGAATGGGAAAAAAAATTAGAAACTTTAGTAAAAGTAACTGCATCCAAAGATGTTCGTATTTTATTAGGAGTTTGTTCTTGGTTATTAATTTTTTTAAATCGATTATTAAACGAATTCAATAAAAAAAAAATAAATGAAATATGGCCTAATTTAGAAGTTATATTCCATGGAGGTGTTAGTTTTAATCCCTATATAAAACAGTATAATGATTTATTTACCCATCCTATAAATTATTATAATGTATACAGTGCATCCGAAGGATTTTTTGCCGTACAAGACCAAAAAAACGTTGAGGGTCTTTTACTTTTATTAGATCATGGAATTTTTTATGAATTTATTCCTATGGAAGAATTCCATAACCCTTATCCAAAAATTATTCCTATTGATAAGGTAGAATTAAATAAAAATTATGCTTTAGTCGTTTCTACCAATGCTGGATTATGGAGATACATAGTTGGAGATACTATAAAATTTACTAGTATATCTCCATATCGGATATCTATTTCCGGAAGAACAAATCATTATATAAATTCTTTTGGAGAAGAATTAATTATAGAAAATGCAGAAATAGCTTTAAAAAAAACTTGTTTGAAAACAAATTCTATTATTCATGAATATACAGCCGGACCAATTTACATGAACAAAAAAAATTCAGGAGCTCATGAATGGATTATAGAATTTAAAAAACCTCCAGAAGATTTATCCTATTTTCGGGATGTTTTAGATAATGAATTAAAATTATTGAATTCTGATTATGAAATTAAGCGATATAAAAATATAGTTTTACGTCCTCCTATTATATATATAGCTAGAACTGGATTATTCTACGATTGGTTAAAAATTCATAAAAAACTAGGAGGTCAAAATAAAGTTCCTCGTTTATCTAATGATAGAAAATATCTAGATTCTATACTTAAATTAAAATAA
- a CDS encoding ubiquinone/menaquinone biosynthesis methyltransferase, translated as MATGTGDLAILLAKKFRNASIIGLDPSEKMLKIAKDKIKNNSLEKRITLIRGYSQNIPFEKNTFDVVTIAFGIRNFQYLHLSFKEIYRILKPLGILEILEFSNPSNPYIKIFYNLYSHSILTKIGNFISNNHFAYNYLQESIKYFSYYGKKMKKLLKYHGFKTYSTKELTFGIVSIYLSKKIGSKIYF; from the coding sequence TTGGCTACTGGAACTGGAGATTTAGCTATTTTGCTAGCGAAAAAATTTAGAAATGCTTCTATTATAGGTTTAGATCCTTCTGAAAAAATGCTAAAAATAGCAAAGGATAAAATAAAAAATAATTCTTTGGAAAAAAGAATAACCCTAATTCGAGGTTATTCACAAAATATTCCTTTTGAAAAAAATACTTTTGATGTAGTTACTATTGCATTTGGAATAAGAAACTTTCAATACCTTCATCTTTCTTTCAAAGAAATATATAGGATTCTAAAGCCTTTAGGAATTTTAGAAATTTTAGAATTTTCCAATCCTTCGAATCCTTATATAAAAATATTTTATAATCTTTATTCTCATTCTATTTTAACTAAAATAGGAAATTTTATCTCTAATAACCATTTTGCTTATAACTATTTACAAGAATCTATTAAATATTTTTCTTATTATGGGAAAAAAATGAAAAAACTTTTAAAATACCACGGATTTAAAACTTATTCTACAAAAGAATTGACTTTTGGAATTGTTTCTATTTATTTATCCAAAAAAATTGGTTCAAAAATTTATTTTTGA
- a CDS encoding class I SAM-dependent methyltransferase, which translates to MNKNSLLSEDKLTKMFDKISSKYDFLNHILSFGIDILWRKKVINLLTTIKKKNKKNIRFGYWNWRFSYFASEKI; encoded by the coding sequence ATGAACAAAAATTCTCTTTTATCAGAAGATAAATTAACAAAAATGTTCGATAAAATATCTTCAAAATATGATTTTCTTAATCATATTTTATCTTTTGGAATAGATATACTATGGAGAAAAAAAGTAATAAATTTGCTAACCACTATTAAAAAAAAAAATAAAAAAAATATTAGATTTGGCTACTGGAACTGGAGATTTAGCTATTTTGCTAGCGAAAAAATTTAG
- a CDS encoding 3-oxoacyl-ACP synthase III family protein, whose protein sequence is MIRSIITGTGHYLPKKIIRNNHFLKHTFYDKKGLKIEKSNEEIIKKFQEITEIEERRYINNSLFNSDIASIAGKRALINSKIDKEKIDYIISAHNYGDINPISLQSDIMPSIASKVKNKLQIKNKKCRPYDMIFGCPGWIEGMILADQLLRSKNAQNILITSSETLSKVIDPHDRNSMIFSDGAGAAVLSSIEIEEENQGIIHYDSQCNNNEELYYLTNGPSLNPNYKKSLVNIRMNGRRIYEYALKEVPNMLKSILDHANWHIKDINKILIHQANAKMDYAILKRLLKLYKYSSSNKDFCKNLMPMTIQKFGNNSVSTVPILLDLIIQRKMPPHEINPGDTILMASLGAGMNINGMIYRFPKKKIKKYYEKKNTSRKL, encoded by the coding sequence ATGATTCGATCAATAATTACAGGAACTGGACACTACTTACCAAAAAAAATTATAAGGAATAATCATTTTTTAAAACATACATTTTACGATAAAAAAGGATTAAAAATTGAAAAATCTAATGAAGAAATTATCAAAAAATTTCAAGAAATTACAGAAATAGAAGAAAGAAGATATATAAATAATTCCTTATTCAATTCTGATATAGCTTCTATAGCTGGAAAAAGAGCTTTGATCAATTCTAAAATTGATAAAGAAAAAATAGATTATATTATTTCTGCCCATAATTATGGAGATATTAATCCTATTTCTTTACAATCTGATATAATGCCTTCTATAGCTTCTAAAGTGAAAAATAAACTTCAAATAAAAAATAAAAAATGTCGTCCATATGATATGATTTTTGGTTGTCCAGGATGGATAGAAGGGATGATATTGGCGGATCAACTTTTAAGATCTAAAAACGCTCAAAATATTTTGATTACTAGTTCTGAAACTTTATCTAAAGTAATAGATCCGCATGATAGAAATTCTATGATTTTTTCAGATGGAGCGGGAGCAGCCGTTTTATCCTCTATAGAAATAGAAGAAGAAAATCAAGGAATTATTCATTATGACTCTCAGTGCAATAATAATGAAGAACTATATTATTTAACTAATGGCCCTTCTTTGAATCCCAATTATAAAAAATCTTTAGTGAATATTAGAATGAATGGAAGACGTATTTATGAATATGCATTAAAAGAAGTTCCAAATATGCTAAAAAGTATACTAGATCATGCTAATTGGCATATTAAGGATATTAACAAGATTCTTATTCATCAAGCTAATGCAAAAATGGATTATGCTATTTTAAAAAGATTGTTGAAATTGTATAAGTATTCATCTTCAAACAAAGATTTTTGTAAAAATTTAATGCCAATGACTATTCAAAAGTTTGGAAATAATTCTGTATCAACTGTTCCGATACTATTGGATTTAATTATTCAAAGAAAGATGCCTCCTCATGAAATTAATCCTGGAGATACCATATTAATGGCTTCATTAGGAGCAGGAATGAATATTAATGGAATGATTTATCGTTTTCCTAAAAAAAAAATTAAAAAATATTATGAAAAAAAAAATACATCCAGAAAATTATAG
- a CDS encoding type B 50S ribosomal protein L31: MKKKIHPENYRPVVFKDINNETLFICRSTVNTKESIQIDESIYPLYKMEISSYSHPFFTGEKRFLGKTGPAEKFKKKYEKYKKF; encoded by the coding sequence ATGAAAAAAAAAATACATCCAGAAAATTATAGACCTGTTGTATTTAAAGATATTAACAACGAAACTCTATTTATTTGCAGATCTACCGTAAATACAAAAGAATCCATTCAAATAGATGAATCTATTTATCCACTATATAAAATGGAAATATCCAGTTATTCTCATCCATTTTTTACTGGAGAAAAAAGATTTTTAGGGAAAACAGGACCAGCAGAAAAATTTAAGAAAAAATACGAAAAATATAAAAAATTTTAA